The Hordeum vulgare subsp. vulgare chromosome 7H, MorexV3_pseudomolecules_assembly, whole genome shotgun sequence DNA window attgtttttggaatattagaTTTGACTACACGATTCATTTCCAGAAGTCATCTAGTAAAGCCAAACCAATCTACAAGATAATTATCACATGGGCCTGCGACCTTTATCACTTAGCTTGCGTGACACCAACCCATCTGGAACGACGCGTCGAAAGCACGAGAGTTTCATGTCTATCCCGCGGGCTCCAGAATGATCGCCTACACATGACCTTCCGTTTGAACcaaagttattgcttgtcttaagTGTtatactttgcacggttctacctAATTTGTTTGTTGTAATTCTTTGCTTGGTTGTTTTTGTTCTTATCAAATGACACAAAAAAGAGTTTTCAAACCTTTTGCCCAAACATGGCATGGCTTGAATGTATGTGCACACCCCACTTTCTATGATTATAACAATAATCCAATATGATTTATCCTCAACttaaaaatagttagcaaaagaAAAGGATCCCGATAAGTTCAACGCCATTTGAATTTAACTCTAGCTATTTTATTTTTCATGAGCTATTGTAATTCTTTATAGACATTGTTACATGCCTCTTTTATTGtcttcaactttcgtaaataaacACCAGCACATTGATACTTTCTTGGAAAAATTGCGGTGTGAACATCCGAATGTATTCTTTCAATGTGACCTGGTTACTGCCATTCGATCGACTATATATCCATCGTAAATTAGCTGATGGCGATCTCGTGGTGACGTTCATGGCGTTCAATGTGTCACAAAAAATGTTGCCCCATCGTATTGATTTTCTATACTTTTACTTCAACATATATGCTTTGGAATATCTAAATATGTTTCACACTTACCACAATTGGTACTCCATTTGACAATTCTACTTCAAATGATGATGACACCCAATGGCGGAGCTTGAGACCATGTTGGACGGCCTGGGCAAGCCAAATATAAGGGAATAACATGTGGGCTGGTCTTTCAAGGCCCAAAAGAAGATGTTTTGTATAGAAATTTCCATGAGCCATGCGGGCCATAGCACGAGCTGGCCTTAACGTAGCTTCACCGCTGGCGTCGCTATTATTATTAGAAGATTATATTCGATCGTGCTATCCATTTACAAAAGTCGTCTATTAAAGCCAAACCAACCTACACGATAATCATCACGAGGGACTGCACGCCTCTGTCACTCTACTTGCGTGACGCCAACCCCATTTGAAACGGCGCGTCGAAAGTCCAAACTCTTCATGTCTATCCTATTGCGCTCCAGAAGGATCGCTTACGCATAACCTTCCGTTTCAACTTTCTTGCATTATCTATCTACAAAGCTACAACGGACGCCTCGTCGCCGCCCGTTTCGACCCTTTGTATACCCTTATGTACAAAGCTACAACAGTCACCCCATCACCGTCCGCTTTCACGCTCAATTAAACCAGCTCATAGTACCCGGTTTTGCCACGTGATTCACACATACGTTTCTATCGTAATTCGGcggaaaaaaaaagaaataatcgAGATAAGAGCCCTTTGATCCACAAGAGGAGGCAGTTTATTTTCTGCAAtaattcctttttctgaaaaaaaccatGGTAGCAGTCCCTAAATTTCCTGGCGAGGGCCATGCCCTTTGTGTAGAGCGTGTGCGTGCACGGAGCAGAATGACTGTCCGGTGGGGGCAGTAACCCAATCCTCTGACCGGCTTGTCGCGCTCCGGCGGCAGCCACTTTAATGGCCCCGAGGCGACACCTGTCCCTCCCCCCACCTCGCCGCCGCGATCGCTTCCCGCAAAGCCGCACCAACTCCGCACCAACACATCCCCCGATGCTCCCCTCCCCCCCGCTCCGCCTATTCTAAACCAAAAATCTCGCCTTTCTGTAAACTAGATAGATTTCCCCTTGCTAATTCGGGTATTATACCGCCGGCTAATCACACTCTCCCGCCTGTCGCCTGCCCCCTTGTTTATAAGCCGAGCCACCCCTCCCTTGCCTTCTTTGTCGGTCGTCCTTGCGGGGTAGGGTCGCGGAGGGAGAGAGACCGGCGGAGGAATTTTCGCTGCCGGtgttagggagagagagagagagagagatcttggGGGGATTTGGGTGAGGGGGTTGTGTCTTGtgtgggggaggggagagggatgGAGATGCCGGGAGGGAGCGGGGGCGGCGCGCTGGCCAGGCAGGGGTCGATCTACTCGCTCACCTTCGACGAGTTCCAGAGCGCGCTCGGCGGCGCCGGCAAGGACTTCGGCTCCATGAACATGGACGAGCTGCTCCGCAACATCTGGACGGCCGAGGAGTCCAACGCCATCGCGGCCACCCTGACGACGGCCACCACGGCCGTCCCCACATCCAATGTCGACGCCcagccccagccgccgccgccgcagcagcagcagcaggccatCCTGCGCCAGGGCTCGATCACGCTGCCCCGCACGCTCAGCCAGATGACGGTCGACGAGGTCTGGCGCGACATCATGGGCTTCTGCGAcgaggagccgccgccaccccccgcgccggcgccggcgcaggCGGAGCGGCAGCAGACCCTGGGGCGGATGACGCTGGAGGAGTTCCTGGTGCGCGCCGGCGTGGTGCGGGAGGACATGGGGGGCCAGACCGTCGTCGTGCCGGCGCGGGCGCAGGCTCTGTTCCCTCAGGGCAATGTGGTCGCGCCGACCATGCAGGTGGGGAACGGGGTGGTGCACGGAGTCGTCGGGCAGGGGGCTGGGGTGCCGATGACGGTGGCGGCGCCGACGACGCCCGGCGTGCTGAACGGGTTCGGGAAGATGGAGGGCGGGGATCTCTCGTCGCTGTCGCCGGTGCCGTATCCCTTCGACACCGTGACGAGGGCGAGGAAGGGGCCTACCGTCGAGAAGGTGGTCGAGAGGAGGCAGAGGCGCATGATCAAGAACCGGGAGTCCGCCGCCAGGTCCCGCCAGAGGAAGCAGGTGAAGCTCTCGTCCTTCAACCTCAGTGCTCAGTGGTGTAGCTATCCATTTACCATACGCCTTTTGCTTAACTGATCTGAAATATTATCTGAAACCGAACCCAGGTTCAGAGGGTGTCTATATTGGGTATGCCTGCCCCTCCGTCATGTTGTAGTTTATTCCTTGATGAGATCTGACACTTCCATTTTAGCTCCTAGATTTATTAGTTTATGCCTCAGTAACCCCTGCAAATAGCAAGTTGGAGTTGTTAAACATTTGTGAAACCCAAGATGAGGAGAATCTATGTGGATCGTCATTCAAGTTGACCCTGTCAGATTCAGGAAGATAATGGATAACCTTGTTCGTTTCGGAAATGAAGTTTTGGCATTGCAGGATTATGGGTCTTCTCATTTCTTCCATCGACTATCGCGATGGtagggaggaggatgagaagcatAGTTACTTTCTGGTGAATTTTGTCTTAGGCTGGTGGCATTGTATGCCTCTTTATGCACCATTTCTACATAGCCTATAAAATTCTATGTTGTGAGCACATCAAGCTCTACTTGATAGCACTGACCGATGGCAAATAGTTTCAGATGATTCCATTTATTGTTGTCATTTAACCATATCACAGTTTGTTTACACTTAAGTTTGGACCTTCTGATGTATGGCAGGCTTATATCATGGAGTTGGAAGCCGAGGTAGCAAAACTGAAGGAGAACAATGAGGCATTGCAGAAAAAACAGGTATACTTAAAATTGCTTTAAATTTTATATGAACACTGTTTATTTACTAACCTTGCAATTCATGTAATCAGTTAGTAGTACTTGGTTGATTTCTTGACTCTAGACAGTTCTAATATTTCTTGCTGCAATTGTCATATTTGTCTGGTTGTTTGGTATCATCTATGCTTTTTTAG harbors:
- the LOC123411187 gene encoding bZIP transcription factor 46-like, which codes for MEMPGGSGGGALARQGSIYSLTFDEFQSALGGAGKDFGSMNMDELLRNIWTAEESNAIAATLTTATTAVPTSNVDAQPQPPPPQQQQQAILRQGSITLPRTLSQMTVDEVWRDIMGFCDEEPPPPPAPAPAQAERQQTLGRMTLEEFLVRAGVVREDMGGQTVVVPARAQALFPQGNVVAPTMQVGNGVVHGVVGQGAGVPMTVAAPTTPGVLNGFGKMEGGDLSSLSPVPYPFDTVTRARKGPTVEKVVERRQRRMIKNRESAARSRQRKQAYIMELEAEVAKLKENNEALQKKQVEMLQKQKDEVIERIEKQLGPKAKRFCLRRTLTGPW